The following are encoded together in the Rhinopithecus roxellana isolate Shanxi Qingling chromosome 5, ASM756505v1, whole genome shotgun sequence genome:
- the WDR20 gene encoding WD repeat-containing protein 20 isoform X7 has protein sequence MWAGSSTSISTRGSARQSHEVGRTEILISVLTEAADLSKPIDKRIYKGTQPTCHDFNHLTATAESVSLLVGFSAGQVQLIDPIKKETSKLFNEENSCQHLWKVDWNEERQDEGSKTSEEALVTVQRLIDKSRVTCVKWVPGSESLFLVAHSSGNMYLYNVEHTCGTTAPHYQLLKQGESFAVHTCKSKSTRNPLLKWTVGEGALNEFAFSPDGKFLACVSQDGFLRVFNFDSVELHGTMKSYFGGLLCVCWSPDGKYIVTGGEDDLVTVWSFVDCRVIARGHGHKSWVSVVAFDPYTTSVEEGDPMEFSGSDEDFQDLLHFGRDRANSTQSRLSKRNSTDSRPVSVTYRFGSVGQDTQLCLWDLTEDILFPHQPLSRARTHTNVMNATSPPAGSNGNSVTTPGNSVPPPLPRSNSLPHSAVSNAGSKSSVMDGAIASGVSKFATLSLHDRKERHHEKDHKRNHSMGHISSKSSDKLNLVTKTKTDPAKTLGTPLCPRMEDVPLLEPLICKKIAHERLTVLIFLEDCIVTACQEGFICTWGRPGKVGSQRKIAPIDSEQGQLPHSVCFLSLSR, from the exons ACAATCCCATGAGGTTGGTAGAACAGAGATTCTCATCTCCGTTTTAACTGAG gCTGCTGACTTGAGTAAACCAATAGATAAAAGGATATACAAAGGAACACAGCCTACTTGTCATGACTTCAACCACCTAACAGCCACAGCAGAAAGTGTCTCTCTCCTAGTGGGCTTTTCCGCAGGCCAAGTCCAGCTTATAGACCCAATCAAAAAAGAAACTAGCAAACTTTTTAATGAGGAA AACTCTTGTCAGCACTTGTGGAAGGTGGATTGGAATGAAGAAAGACAGGATGAAGGTAGCAAGACCAGTGAGGAGGCTCTAGTAACTGTCCAG AGACTAATAGACAAGTCACGAGTTACCTGTGTCAAATGGGTTCCCGGTTCGGAAAGCCTTTTCCTAGTAGCCCACTCGAGTGGGAACATGTACTTATATAATGTGGAGCACACTTGTGGCACCACAGCCCCCCACTACCAGCTTCTGAAGCAGGGAGAGAGCTTTGCCGTGCACACTTGCAAGAGCAAATCCACGAGGAACCCTCTCCTTAAGTGGACGGTGGGCGAGGGGGCCCTCAACGAGTTTGCTTTCTCCCCAGATGGCAAGTTCTTAGCGTGCGTGAGCCAGGATGGGTTTCTGCGGGTGTTCAACTTTGACTCAGTGGAGCTGCACGGTACGATGAAAAGCTACTTTGGGGGCTTGCTGTGTGTGTGCTGGAGCCCGGATGGCAAGTACATCGTGACAGGTGGTGAGGACGACTTGGTGACAGTCTGGTCCTTTGTAGACTGCCGAGTAATAGCCAGAGGCCATGGGCACAAGTCCTGGGTCAGTGTCGTAGCATTTGACCCTTATACCACTAGCGTAGAAGAAGGTGACCCTATGGAGTTTAGTGGCAGCGACGAGGACTTCCAAGACCTTCTTCATTTTGGCAGAGATCGAGCAAATAGTACACAGTCCCGGCTCTCCAAACGGAACTCTACAGACAGCCGCCCCGTAAGTGTCACGTATCGGTTTGGTTCCGTGGGCCAGGACACACAGCTCTGTTTATGGGACCTCACAGAAGATATCCTTTTCCCTCACCAACCCCTCTCAAGAGCAAGGACACACACAAATGTCATGAATGCCACGAGTCCTCCTGCTGGAAGCAATGGGAACAGTGTTACAACCCCCGGGAACTCTGTGCCACCTCCTCTGCCACGGTCCAACAGCCTTCCACATTCAGCAGTCTCAAATGCTGGCAGCAAAAGCAGTGTCATGGACGGGGCCATTGCTTCTGGGGTCAGCAAATTTGCAACACTTTCACTGCATGACCGGAAGGAGAGGCACCACGAGAAAGATCACAAGCGAAATCATAGCATGGGACACATTTCTAGCAAGAGCAGCGACAAACTGAATCTAGTTACCAAAACCAAAACGGACCCTGCTAAAACTCTGGGAACGCCCCTGTGTCCTCGAATGGAAGACGTTCCCTTGTTAGAGCCGCTGATATGTAAAAAGATAGCACATGAAAGACTGACTGTACTAATATTTCTTGAAGACTGTATAGTCACTGCTTGTCAGGAGGGATTTATTTGCACATGGGGAAGGCCTGGTAAAGTG GGGTCCCAGAGGAAAATTGCTCCTATAGACTCTGAGCAGGGGCAGCTGCCACATTCCGTTTGCTTCCTGAGCTTGTCTAGGTGA
- the WDR20 gene encoding WD repeat-containing protein 20 isoform X13, whose amino-acid sequence MYLYNVEHTCGTTAPHYQLLKQGESFAVHTCKSKSTRNPLLKWTVGEGALNEFAFSPDGKFLACVSQDGFLRVFNFDSVELHGTMKSYFGGLLCVCWSPDGKYIVTGGEDDLVTVWSFVDCRVIARGHGHKSWVSVVAFDPYTTSVEEGDPMEFSGSDEDFQDLLHFGRDRANSTQSRLSKRNSTDSRPVSVTYRFGSVGQDTQLCLWDLTEDILFPHQPLSRARTHTNVMNATSPPAGSNGNSVTTPGNSVPPPLPRSNSLPHSAVSNAGSKSSVMDGAIASGVSKFATLSLHDRKERHHEKDHKRNHSMGHISSKSSDKLNLVTKTKTDPAKTLGTPLCPRMEDVPLLEPLICKKIAHERLTVLIFLEDCIVTACQEGFICTWGRPGKVGSLSSPSQASSPGGTVV is encoded by the exons ATGTACTTATATAATGTGGAGCACACTTGTGGCACCACAGCCCCCCACTACCAGCTTCTGAAGCAGGGAGAGAGCTTTGCCGTGCACACTTGCAAGAGCAAATCCACGAGGAACCCTCTCCTTAAGTGGACGGTGGGCGAGGGGGCCCTCAACGAGTTTGCTTTCTCCCCAGATGGCAAGTTCTTAGCGTGCGTGAGCCAGGATGGGTTTCTGCGGGTGTTCAACTTTGACTCAGTGGAGCTGCACGGTACGATGAAAAGCTACTTTGGGGGCTTGCTGTGTGTGTGCTGGAGCCCGGATGGCAAGTACATCGTGACAGGTGGTGAGGACGACTTGGTGACAGTCTGGTCCTTTGTAGACTGCCGAGTAATAGCCAGAGGCCATGGGCACAAGTCCTGGGTCAGTGTCGTAGCATTTGACCCTTATACCACTAGCGTAGAAGAAGGTGACCCTATGGAGTTTAGTGGCAGCGACGAGGACTTCCAAGACCTTCTTCATTTTGGCAGAGATCGAGCAAATAGTACACAGTCCCGGCTCTCCAAACGGAACTCTACAGACAGCCGCCCCGTAAGTGTCACGTATCGGTTTGGTTCCGTGGGCCAGGACACACAGCTCTGTTTATGGGACCTCACAGAAGATATCCTTTTCCCTCACCAACCCCTCTCAAGAGCAAGGACACACACAAATGTCATGAATGCCACGAGTCCTCCTGCTGGAAGCAATGGGAACAGTGTTACAACCCCCGGGAACTCTGTGCCACCTCCTCTGCCACGGTCCAACAGCCTTCCACATTCAGCAGTCTCAAATGCTGGCAGCAAAAGCAGTGTCATGGACGGGGCCATTGCTTCTGGGGTCAGCAAATTTGCAACACTTTCACTGCATGACCGGAAGGAGAGGCACCACGAGAAAGATCACAAGCGAAATCATAGCATGGGACACATTTCTAGCAAGAGCAGCGACAAACTGAATCTAGTTACCAAAACCAAAACGGACCCTGCTAAAACTCTGGGAACGCCCCTGTGTCCTCGAATGGAAGACGTTCCCTTGTTAGAGCCGCTGATATGTAAAAAGATAGCACATGAAAGACTGACTGTACTAATATTTCTTGAAGACTGTATAGTCACTGCTTGTCAGGAGGGATTTATTTGCACATGGGGAAGGCCTGGTAAAGTG GGTTCATTGTCATCCCCAAGCCAGGCCAGTTCTCCAGGTGGAACTGTAGTGTAG
- the WDR20 gene encoding WD repeat-containing protein 20 isoform X8: protein MWAGSSTSISTRGSARQSHEVGRTEILISVLTEAADLSKPIDKRIYKGTQPTCHDFNHLTATAESVSLLVGFSAGQVQLIDPIKKETSKLFNEERLIDKSRVTCVKWVPGSESLFLVAHSSGNMYLYNVEHTCGTTAPHYQLLKQGESFAVHTCKSKSTRNPLLKWTVGEGALNEFAFSPDGKFLACVSQDGFLRVFNFDSVELHGTMKSYFGGLLCVCWSPDGKYIVTGGEDDLVTVWSFVDCRVIARGHGHKSWVSVVAFDPYTTSVEEGDPMEFSGSDEDFQDLLHFGRDRANSTQSRLSKRNSTDSRPVSVTYRFGSVGQDTQLCLWDLTEDILFPHQPLSRARTHTNVMNATSPPAGSNGNSVTTPGNSVPPPLPRSNSLPHSAVSNAGSKSSVMDGAIASGVSKFATLSLHDRKERHHEKDHKRNHSMGHISSKSSDKLNLVTKTKTDPAKTLGTPLCPRMEDVPLLEPLICKKIAHERLTVLIFLEDCIVTACQEGFICTWGRPGKVGSQRKIAPIDSEQGQLPHSVCFLSLSR from the exons ACAATCCCATGAGGTTGGTAGAACAGAGATTCTCATCTCCGTTTTAACTGAG gCTGCTGACTTGAGTAAACCAATAGATAAAAGGATATACAAAGGAACACAGCCTACTTGTCATGACTTCAACCACCTAACAGCCACAGCAGAAAGTGTCTCTCTCCTAGTGGGCTTTTCCGCAGGCCAAGTCCAGCTTATAGACCCAATCAAAAAAGAAACTAGCAAACTTTTTAATGAGGAA AGACTAATAGACAAGTCACGAGTTACCTGTGTCAAATGGGTTCCCGGTTCGGAAAGCCTTTTCCTAGTAGCCCACTCGAGTGGGAACATGTACTTATATAATGTGGAGCACACTTGTGGCACCACAGCCCCCCACTACCAGCTTCTGAAGCAGGGAGAGAGCTTTGCCGTGCACACTTGCAAGAGCAAATCCACGAGGAACCCTCTCCTTAAGTGGACGGTGGGCGAGGGGGCCCTCAACGAGTTTGCTTTCTCCCCAGATGGCAAGTTCTTAGCGTGCGTGAGCCAGGATGGGTTTCTGCGGGTGTTCAACTTTGACTCAGTGGAGCTGCACGGTACGATGAAAAGCTACTTTGGGGGCTTGCTGTGTGTGTGCTGGAGCCCGGATGGCAAGTACATCGTGACAGGTGGTGAGGACGACTTGGTGACAGTCTGGTCCTTTGTAGACTGCCGAGTAATAGCCAGAGGCCATGGGCACAAGTCCTGGGTCAGTGTCGTAGCATTTGACCCTTATACCACTAGCGTAGAAGAAGGTGACCCTATGGAGTTTAGTGGCAGCGACGAGGACTTCCAAGACCTTCTTCATTTTGGCAGAGATCGAGCAAATAGTACACAGTCCCGGCTCTCCAAACGGAACTCTACAGACAGCCGCCCCGTAAGTGTCACGTATCGGTTTGGTTCCGTGGGCCAGGACACACAGCTCTGTTTATGGGACCTCACAGAAGATATCCTTTTCCCTCACCAACCCCTCTCAAGAGCAAGGACACACACAAATGTCATGAATGCCACGAGTCCTCCTGCTGGAAGCAATGGGAACAGTGTTACAACCCCCGGGAACTCTGTGCCACCTCCTCTGCCACGGTCCAACAGCCTTCCACATTCAGCAGTCTCAAATGCTGGCAGCAAAAGCAGTGTCATGGACGGGGCCATTGCTTCTGGGGTCAGCAAATTTGCAACACTTTCACTGCATGACCGGAAGGAGAGGCACCACGAGAAAGATCACAAGCGAAATCATAGCATGGGACACATTTCTAGCAAGAGCAGCGACAAACTGAATCTAGTTACCAAAACCAAAACGGACCCTGCTAAAACTCTGGGAACGCCCCTGTGTCCTCGAATGGAAGACGTTCCCTTGTTAGAGCCGCTGATATGTAAAAAGATAGCACATGAAAGACTGACTGTACTAATATTTCTTGAAGACTGTATAGTCACTGCTTGTCAGGAGGGATTTATTTGCACATGGGGAAGGCCTGGTAAAGTG GGGTCCCAGAGGAAAATTGCTCCTATAGACTCTGAGCAGGGGCAGCTGCCACATTCCGTTTGCTTCCTGAGCTTGTCTAGGTGA
- the WDR20 gene encoding WD repeat-containing protein 20 isoform X9, with product MWAGSSTSISTRGSARQSHEVGRTEILISVLTEAADLSKPIDKRIYKGTQPTCHDFNHLTATAESVSLLVGFSAGQVQLIDPIKKETSKLFNEERLIDKSRVTCVKWVPGSESLFLVAHSSGNMYLYNVEHTCGTTAPHYQLLKQGESFAVHTCKSKSTRNPLLKWTVGEGALNEFAFSPDGKFLACVSQDGFLRVFNFDSVELHGTMKSYFGGLLCVCWSPDGKYIVTGGEDDLVTVWSFVDCRVIARGHGHKSWVSVVAFDPYTTSVEEGDPMEFSGSDEDFQDLLHFGRDRANSTQSRLSKRNSTDSRPVSVTYRFGSVGQDTQLCLWDLTEDILFPHQPLSRARTHTNVMNATSPPAGSNGNSVTTPGNSVPPPLPRSNSLPHSAVSNAGSKSSVMDGAIASGVSKFATLSLHDRKERHHEKDHKRNHSMGHISSKSSDKLNLVTKTKTDPAKTLGTPLCPRMEDVPLLEPLICKKIAHERLTVLIFLEDCIVTACQEGFICTWGRPGKVGSLSSPSQASSPGGTVV from the exons ACAATCCCATGAGGTTGGTAGAACAGAGATTCTCATCTCCGTTTTAACTGAG gCTGCTGACTTGAGTAAACCAATAGATAAAAGGATATACAAAGGAACACAGCCTACTTGTCATGACTTCAACCACCTAACAGCCACAGCAGAAAGTGTCTCTCTCCTAGTGGGCTTTTCCGCAGGCCAAGTCCAGCTTATAGACCCAATCAAAAAAGAAACTAGCAAACTTTTTAATGAGGAA AGACTAATAGACAAGTCACGAGTTACCTGTGTCAAATGGGTTCCCGGTTCGGAAAGCCTTTTCCTAGTAGCCCACTCGAGTGGGAACATGTACTTATATAATGTGGAGCACACTTGTGGCACCACAGCCCCCCACTACCAGCTTCTGAAGCAGGGAGAGAGCTTTGCCGTGCACACTTGCAAGAGCAAATCCACGAGGAACCCTCTCCTTAAGTGGACGGTGGGCGAGGGGGCCCTCAACGAGTTTGCTTTCTCCCCAGATGGCAAGTTCTTAGCGTGCGTGAGCCAGGATGGGTTTCTGCGGGTGTTCAACTTTGACTCAGTGGAGCTGCACGGTACGATGAAAAGCTACTTTGGGGGCTTGCTGTGTGTGTGCTGGAGCCCGGATGGCAAGTACATCGTGACAGGTGGTGAGGACGACTTGGTGACAGTCTGGTCCTTTGTAGACTGCCGAGTAATAGCCAGAGGCCATGGGCACAAGTCCTGGGTCAGTGTCGTAGCATTTGACCCTTATACCACTAGCGTAGAAGAAGGTGACCCTATGGAGTTTAGTGGCAGCGACGAGGACTTCCAAGACCTTCTTCATTTTGGCAGAGATCGAGCAAATAGTACACAGTCCCGGCTCTCCAAACGGAACTCTACAGACAGCCGCCCCGTAAGTGTCACGTATCGGTTTGGTTCCGTGGGCCAGGACACACAGCTCTGTTTATGGGACCTCACAGAAGATATCCTTTTCCCTCACCAACCCCTCTCAAGAGCAAGGACACACACAAATGTCATGAATGCCACGAGTCCTCCTGCTGGAAGCAATGGGAACAGTGTTACAACCCCCGGGAACTCTGTGCCACCTCCTCTGCCACGGTCCAACAGCCTTCCACATTCAGCAGTCTCAAATGCTGGCAGCAAAAGCAGTGTCATGGACGGGGCCATTGCTTCTGGGGTCAGCAAATTTGCAACACTTTCACTGCATGACCGGAAGGAGAGGCACCACGAGAAAGATCACAAGCGAAATCATAGCATGGGACACATTTCTAGCAAGAGCAGCGACAAACTGAATCTAGTTACCAAAACCAAAACGGACCCTGCTAAAACTCTGGGAACGCCCCTGTGTCCTCGAATGGAAGACGTTCCCTTGTTAGAGCCGCTGATATGTAAAAAGATAGCACATGAAAGACTGACTGTACTAATATTTCTTGAAGACTGTATAGTCACTGCTTGTCAGGAGGGATTTATTTGCACATGGGGAAGGCCTGGTAAAGTG GGTTCATTGTCATCCCCAAGCCAGGCCAGTTCTCCAGGTGGAACTGTAGTGTAG
- the WDR20 gene encoding WD repeat-containing protein 20 isoform X12: protein MYLYNVEHTCGTTAPHYQLLKQGESFAVHTCKSKSTRNPLLKWTVGEGALNEFAFSPDGKFLACVSQDGFLRVFNFDSVELHGTMKSYFGGLLCVCWSPDGKYIVTGGEDDLVTVWSFVDCRVIARGHGHKSWVSVVAFDPYTTSVEEGDPMEFSGSDEDFQDLLHFGRDRANSTQSRLSKRNSTDSRPVSVTYRFGSVGQDTQLCLWDLTEDILFPHQPLSRARTHTNVMNATSPPAGSNGNSVTTPGNSVPPPLPRSNSLPHSAVSNAGSKSSVMDGAIASGVSKFATLSLHDRKERHHEKDHKRNHSMGHISSKSSDKLNLVTKTKTDPAKTLGTPLCPRMEDVPLLEPLICKKIAHERLTVLIFLEDCIVTACQEGFICTWGRPGKVGSQRKIAPIDSEQGQLPHSVCFLSLSR, encoded by the exons ATGTACTTATATAATGTGGAGCACACTTGTGGCACCACAGCCCCCCACTACCAGCTTCTGAAGCAGGGAGAGAGCTTTGCCGTGCACACTTGCAAGAGCAAATCCACGAGGAACCCTCTCCTTAAGTGGACGGTGGGCGAGGGGGCCCTCAACGAGTTTGCTTTCTCCCCAGATGGCAAGTTCTTAGCGTGCGTGAGCCAGGATGGGTTTCTGCGGGTGTTCAACTTTGACTCAGTGGAGCTGCACGGTACGATGAAAAGCTACTTTGGGGGCTTGCTGTGTGTGTGCTGGAGCCCGGATGGCAAGTACATCGTGACAGGTGGTGAGGACGACTTGGTGACAGTCTGGTCCTTTGTAGACTGCCGAGTAATAGCCAGAGGCCATGGGCACAAGTCCTGGGTCAGTGTCGTAGCATTTGACCCTTATACCACTAGCGTAGAAGAAGGTGACCCTATGGAGTTTAGTGGCAGCGACGAGGACTTCCAAGACCTTCTTCATTTTGGCAGAGATCGAGCAAATAGTACACAGTCCCGGCTCTCCAAACGGAACTCTACAGACAGCCGCCCCGTAAGTGTCACGTATCGGTTTGGTTCCGTGGGCCAGGACACACAGCTCTGTTTATGGGACCTCACAGAAGATATCCTTTTCCCTCACCAACCCCTCTCAAGAGCAAGGACACACACAAATGTCATGAATGCCACGAGTCCTCCTGCTGGAAGCAATGGGAACAGTGTTACAACCCCCGGGAACTCTGTGCCACCTCCTCTGCCACGGTCCAACAGCCTTCCACATTCAGCAGTCTCAAATGCTGGCAGCAAAAGCAGTGTCATGGACGGGGCCATTGCTTCTGGGGTCAGCAAATTTGCAACACTTTCACTGCATGACCGGAAGGAGAGGCACCACGAGAAAGATCACAAGCGAAATCATAGCATGGGACACATTTCTAGCAAGAGCAGCGACAAACTGAATCTAGTTACCAAAACCAAAACGGACCCTGCTAAAACTCTGGGAACGCCCCTGTGTCCTCGAATGGAAGACGTTCCCTTGTTAGAGCCGCTGATATGTAAAAAGATAGCACATGAAAGACTGACTGTACTAATATTTCTTGAAGACTGTATAGTCACTGCTTGTCAGGAGGGATTTATTTGCACATGGGGAAGGCCTGGTAAAGTG GGGTCCCAGAGGAAAATTGCTCCTATAGACTCTGAGCAGGGGCAGCTGCCACATTCCGTTTGCTTCCTGAGCTTGTCTAGGTGA